From the Arvicola amphibius chromosome 2, mArvAmp1.2, whole genome shotgun sequence genome, one window contains:
- the Fndc4 gene encoding fibronectin type III domain-containing protein 4, whose translation MPPGPSANSVETMASLMPLSPYLSPTVLLLVSCDLGFVRADRPPSPVNVTVTHLRANSATVSWDVPEGNIVIGYSISQQRQNGPGQRVIREVNTTTRACALWGLAEDSDYTVQVRSIGLRGESPPGPRVHFRTLKGSDRLPSNSSSPGDITVEGLDGERPLQTGEVVIIVVVLLMWAAVIGLFCRQYDIIKDNDSNNNPKEKGKGPEQSPQGRPVGTRQKKSPSINTIDV comes from the exons ATGCCTCCGGGCCCCTCGGCGAACTCGGTGGAAACCATGGCTTCTTTGATGCCTCTTTCCCCATATCTGAGTCCCACGGTCCTCCTGCTGGTCAGCTGTGACCTGGGCTTTGTGCGAGCAG ACCGACCTCCCTCTCCTGTGAATGTGACGGTTACTCATCTCAGAGCCAACTCGGCCACTGTGTCCTGGGACGTCCCAGAAGGCAACATCGTCATTGGCTACTCCATTTCCCAGCAA CGACAGAATGGCCCCGGGCAGCGTGTAATCAGGGAGGTGAACACCACCACTAGGGCCTGTGCTCTTTGGGGCCTGGCTGAAGACAGTGACTACACCGTGCAGGTCAGGAGCATCGGCCTCAGGGGAGAGAGTCCTCCTGGGCCCCGCGTACACTTCCGTACTCTCAAGGGTTCTGACAGGCTGCCCTCCAACAGCTCCAGCCCAG GAGACATTACAGTGGAGGGTCTGGATGGAGAGCGGCCATTGCAGACTGGGGAAGTGGTCATCATCGTGGTGGTGTTGCTCATGTGGGCTG CTGTGATCGGGCTATTCTGCCGTCAGTATGACATCATCAAGGACAACGACTCCAACAACAACCccaaggagaaggggaagggtcCTGAACAGAGTCCTCAGGGAAGGCCAGTGGGGACGAGACAG AAAAAGTCTCCTTCTATCAACACCATCGACGTTTGA